Proteins encoded in a region of the Athene noctua chromosome 4, bAthNoc1.hap1.1, whole genome shotgun sequence genome:
- the ADISSP gene encoding adipose-secreted signaling protein, translated as MATAGKGSKAKGGGVRFAPNQPAEGAHGHVRFDEKLHDSAVMVTQEKDGSFLVKVGFLKILHKYEITFLLPPVQRLGKDVCAVPLPSLNLRVIGITPLPEGYSVKCEYTAHREGVLREEMVLASELSQGAGVKVVVQARVMDRHHGTPMLLDGVRCVGAELEYDSEQSDWHGFD; from the exons ATGGCTACGGCCGGCAAGG GCAGCAAGGCGAAGGGGGGGGGTGTGCGCTTCGCCCCCAACCAACCTGCCGAGGGGGCCCACGGCCACGTGCGCTTCGATGAGAAACTCCACGACTCAGCGGTGATGGTGACGCAGGAGAAGGATGGCAGCTTCCTCGTCAAG GTGGGATTCCTGAAGATCCTCCACAAGTACGAGATCACGTTCCTCCTGCCCCCGGTGCAGAGGTTGGGGAAGGACGTTTGTGctgttcccctccccagcctcaaCCTCCGAGTCATCGGCATCACCCCCCTGCCAGAAG GCTACAGCGTGAAGTGCGAGTACACGGCGCACAGGGAGGGGGTGCTCAGGGAGGAGATGGTCCTGGCCAGCGAGCTCAGCCAAGGCGCCGGGGTCAAGGTCGTGGTCCAGGCCCGTGTCATGG ACCGGCACCACGGCACGCCGATGCTCCTGGACGGGGTGCGCTGCGTCGGTGCGGAGCTGGAGTACGACTCGGAGCAGAGTGACTGGCATGGCTTCGACTaa
- the HSPA12B gene encoding heat shock 70 kDa protein 12B, whose protein sequence is MATLLQQSLRMGANSEQCPTPSPPGSPGTPHESCSIAPLTPSQSPRSEARSPPPAAFAVVVAIDFGTTSSGYAFSFATDPEAIHMMRKWEGGDPGVANQKTPTSLLLTPEGIFHSFGYTARDYYHDLDPEEARDWLYFEKFKMKIHSTSDLTMKTELEAVNGKKMQALEVFAHALRFFKQHAVQELKDQCPSLPERDAIRWVITVPAIWKQPAKQFMREAAYKAGLVSPENPEQLLIALEPEAASIYCRKLRLHQLIDLSCKPPASGLAPEHPIDSSFRQAREQLRRSRHSRTFLVESGVGELWSEMQAGDRYIVADCGGGTVDLTVHQIEKPQGTLKELYKASGGPYGAVGVDLAFEKLLCHIFGEDFIATFKAKRPAAWVDLTIAFEARKRAAAPSRASPLNISLPFSFIDFYRKHRGQNVETALKKSNVNFVKWSSQGMLRMSAEAMGELFQPTITQIIKHIDDLLKKPEVQGIKFLFLVGGFAESAMLQRAVQAAFGLTCRVIIPQDVGLTILKGAVLFGLDPTIVRVRRSPLTYGVGVLNKFVEGKHPREKLLVKEGKNWCTDIFEKFVSVDQSVALGEVVQRSYCPARPGQRKTIINIYCCATDDVVYITDPGVRKCGTISLELEAVGDGGGGPARARREIRASMQFGDTEIKVTAMDTRTAKTVRATIDFLSN, encoded by the exons ATGGCGACGCTGCTGCAGCAGAGTCTCCGGATGG GTGCCAACAGCGAGCAGTGCCCCACGCCGTCCCCTCCCGGCTCCCCGGGGACACCCCACGAGAGCTGCAGCATCGCCCCTCTGACGCCCTCCCAGTCACCG AGGAGCGAGGCTCGCTCCCCGCCACCCGCCGCCTTCGCCGTGGTGGTGGCCATCGACTTCGGCACCACGTCCAGCGGCTACGCCTTCAGCTTCGCCACCGACCCCGAGGCCATCCACATGATGAG GAAATGGGAAGGAGGGGACCCGGGGGTGGCCAACCAGAAGACCCCCACCAGCCTCCTGCTGACGCCGGAGGGCATCTTCCACAGCTTCGGCTACACTGCCAGGGACTACTACCACGACCTGGACCCCGAGGAAGCCCGCGACTGGCTCTACTTTGAGAAGTTTAAGATGAAGATTCACAGCACCAGC GACCTCACCATGAAAACCGAACTAGAGGCCGTCAACGGGAAGAAAATGCAGGCGCTGGAGGTGTTCGCCCATGCCCTCCGCTTCTTCAAGCAGCACGCCGTGCAG GAGCTGAAGGACCAGTGCCCGTCCCTGCCCGAGAGAGATGCCATCCGCTGGGTCATCACCGTTCCGGCCATCTGGAAGCAGCCGGCCAAGCAGTTCATGCGGGAGGCTGCCTACAAG gccgggctgGTGTCCCCGGAGAACCCGGAGCAGCTGCTGATCGCGCTGGAGCCTGAAGCTGCTTCCATTTATTGTAGGAAACTTCGTCTGCACCAACTGATCGACCTGAGCTGCAAACCCCCCGCCAGCGGGCTGGCGCCCGAGCACCCCATCGACTCCAGCTTCCGGCAGG CCCGAGAGCAGCTCCGACGGTCCCGCCACAGCCGCACGTTCCTGGTGGAGTCGGGAGTGGGGGAGCTCTGGTCGGAAATGCAGGCAG GTGACCGTTACATCGTGGCGgactgcgggggggggacggTGGATCTCACCGTGCACCAGATCGAGAAGCCGCAGGGGACGCTGAAGGAGCTGTACAAAGCCTCAG GGGGTCCCTACGGGGCCGTGGGGGTGGACTTGGCCTTCGAGAAGCTGCTGTGCCACATTTTCGGGGAGGATTTCATCGCCACCTTCAAGGCCAAGCGTCCCGCCGCCTGGGTGGACTTGACCATCGCCTTCGAAGCCCGTAAGCGGGCGGCAGCCCCCTCCCGCGCCAGCCCCCTCAACATCTCCCTGCCCTTCTCCTTCATCGACTTCTACCGCAAGCACCGGGGCCAGAATGTGGAGACGGCCCTCAAGAAGAGCAA cGTCAATTTTGTGAAGTGGTCGTCCCAGGGGATGCTGCGGATGTCGGCGGAGGCCATGGGCGAGCTCTTCCAGCCCACCATCACCCAGATCATCAAACACATCG ACGATCTCCTGAAGAAGCCGGAGGTCCAAGGCATCAAGTTCCTCTTCCTGGTGGGGGGGTTCGCGGAGTCGGCCATGCTGCAGCGCGCGGTCCAGGCGGCCTTCGGCCTCACCTGCCGCGTCATCATCCCCCAAGACGTGGGTTTGACCATCCTCAAAGGGGCCGTGCTCTTCGGCCTCGACCCCACCATCGTCCGCGTCCGCCGCTCCCCCCTGACTTACGGCGTGGGGGTGCTCAATAAATTCGTGGAGGGGAAGCACCCGCGGGAGAAGCTCTTGGTGAAAGAGGGGAAGAACTGGTGCACCGACATCTTCGAGAAATTCGTCTCCGTGGATCAATCCGTGGCCTTGGGCGAGGTGGTTCAACGCAGCTactgcccggcccggccgggccagCGCAAAACCATCATCAACATCTACTGCTGCGCCACCGACGACGTGGTTTACATCACCGACCCCGGCGTGCGGAAATGCGGCACCATCAGCCTCGAGCTGGAGGCGGTGGGGgacggcggggggggcccggcccgcgcccgccgcgaGATCCGCGCCAGCATGCAGTTCGGGGACACCGAGATCAAGGTCACGGCCATGGACACCCGCACCGCCAAGACGGTCCGAGCCACCATTGATTTTCTCTCTAATTGA